One window of Bifidobacterium pseudocatenulatum DSM 20438 = JCM 1200 = LMG 10505 genomic DNA carries:
- a CDS encoding glycoside hydrolase family 2 protein, giving the protein MLDVKRVLKAAPTKMRSQEPLQQLWTPWGEQIAGEWLSSNDAHKAFCPAKDGERKLENGRTPILNEHPRPTMVRGNHTMLNGFWDYAIVSIPESGNGSKWRKSAAVLTRDEAVQAVKEAAIPETFDGKILVPFSPESALSGVHQTIYPDNMIWYRTVVHPVTLGGGEAVRQIGDANRLMLHFEAVDYVCACFINGQFAGMHVGGYLPFDVDISAFVDPDDAFEIALCVYDPNDSGTQMRGKQKIEREGIWYTAQSGIWQSVWMEIVPEAYVQTLTLKGAADGRLFIRAEIGGDKPNAKLHIVVADPADGTIVADELLPAGMRKVRTEIATRAEHLWSPNDPYLYDVTATLEFGAAKSQGKQEKLQQESQEIQEKPAKSQEKQDIVRSYCAFRTVEIKPDLKGIARFHLNGKPVFLKGVLDQGYWPDGLLTAPSDEALVHDIIAMKESGFTMLRKHIKIESARWYYHCDRLGMLVWQDAVSGGGEYNAWVTNRKPTLMRATWNKYRDDTAKHFAALGADDSTYRRDWSRTCDAMVHMLAGHPSIVTWVLFNEGWGQFDACDAAERIHALDPTRPIDATSGWYDQRCGDFHSVHNYFRPLEIYPDKGPLRGYVAEYEKRHKRRRRAAHYAVLPVAQHGVRAFVISEFGGLAQLVADHAAVSRAYGYGEYDSIEDWRTAVRSVLDSAESLESRGLAGYVYTQVSDVEEELNGLMTYDRRLNKFAQ; this is encoded by the coding sequence ATGTTGGACGTCAAGCGAGTGCTGAAAGCCGCGCCTACGAAAATGCGTTCCCAAGAGCCGCTGCAGCAGTTGTGGACGCCTTGGGGCGAACAGATCGCCGGCGAATGGCTGTCTTCCAACGACGCCCACAAGGCGTTCTGCCCTGCAAAAGACGGCGAACGCAAACTGGAAAACGGCCGCACGCCAATCCTGAACGAGCATCCGCGCCCAACCATGGTGCGCGGCAATCACACCATGCTCAACGGATTCTGGGATTACGCGATCGTATCCATTCCCGAAAGCGGCAACGGCTCGAAATGGCGCAAATCCGCGGCTGTGCTCACCCGTGACGAAGCGGTGCAGGCAGTGAAGGAAGCGGCCATCCCCGAAACGTTCGACGGCAAGATTTTGGTGCCGTTCTCCCCGGAATCCGCGCTTTCCGGCGTGCATCAGACGATTTACCCAGACAATATGATCTGGTATCGCACGGTGGTGCATCCCGTGACGCTTGGGGGAGGGGAAGCGGTTCGGCAGATCGGCGATGCGAACCGCTTGATGCTGCATTTCGAAGCGGTCGATTACGTGTGCGCCTGCTTTATCAACGGGCAGTTTGCAGGGATGCATGTCGGGGGATATTTGCCGTTTGACGTCGATATTTCGGCATTCGTCGATCCCGATGATGCTTTCGAGATTGCGTTGTGCGTGTACGATCCGAACGATTCGGGTACGCAAATGCGCGGCAAGCAGAAAATCGAGCGCGAGGGGATTTGGTACACCGCGCAAAGCGGCATTTGGCAGAGCGTGTGGATGGAGATCGTGCCGGAAGCGTACGTGCAGACGCTTACGCTGAAGGGCGCCGCCGACGGCAGATTGTTTATTCGCGCGGAAATCGGCGGAGACAAGCCGAATGCCAAACTGCATATCGTCGTAGCCGATCCCGCGGACGGCACGATCGTCGCGGACGAATTGCTGCCGGCTGGCATGCGCAAGGTGCGCACGGAAATCGCAACGCGGGCCGAACACTTGTGGTCGCCGAACGATCCGTATTTGTATGACGTGACGGCGACGCTGGAATTTGGTGCGGCGAAATCGCAGGGAAAGCAGGAAAAGCTGCAGCAAGAATCGCAGGAAATTCAAGAGAAACCCGCGAAATCGCAGGAAAAGCAAGATATTGTGCGCTCGTATTGCGCGTTCCGCACGGTTGAGATTAAGCCTGATTTGAAGGGTATCGCGCGCTTCCATCTCAATGGCAAGCCGGTGTTCCTCAAGGGTGTGCTCGACCAGGGCTATTGGCCGGACGGCCTGCTGACCGCGCCGAGTGATGAAGCGCTGGTGCATGACATAATCGCCATGAAGGAATCCGGCTTTACTATGCTGCGCAAGCATATCAAAATCGAGTCGGCGCGCTGGTACTACCATTGTGACCGCCTCGGCATGCTGGTATGGCAGGACGCGGTGTCGGGTGGCGGCGAATACAACGCGTGGGTCACCAACCGCAAGCCGACGCTCATGCGTGCCACATGGAACAAGTACCGCGACGACACGGCGAAGCATTTCGCGGCGCTCGGTGCCGACGATTCGACGTACCGCCGCGACTGGTCGCGCACCTGCGATGCCATGGTGCACATGCTTGCCGGCCACCCGTCGATCGTCACGTGGGTGCTGTTCAACGAAGGGTGGGGGCAGTTCGACGCGTGCGATGCGGCGGAACGCATTCATGCGCTTGACCCGACGCGCCCGATCGACGCCACGAGTGGCTGGTACGACCAGCGTTGCGGCGATTTTCACAGCGTGCACAACTACTTCCGTCCGCTGGAAATCTACCCGGATAAGGGGCCATTGCGTGGGTATGTGGCCGAATATGAAAAGCGGCATAAGCGGCGTCGTCGTGCCGCGCATTACGCGGTGTTGCCGGTTGCGCAGCATGGCGTTCGTGCGTTCGTGATTTCGGAATTCGGAGGATTGGCGCAGTTGGTTGCCGATCATGCTGCGGTTTCGCGCGCGTACGGCTACGGTGAATACGATTCGATTGAGGATTGGCGCACTGCCGTCCGTTCCGTGCTTGATTCGGCGGAATCGTTGGAATCACGCGGATTGGCGGGCTACGTGTATACGCAGGTTTCCGACGTCGAAGAAGAGCTCAACGGCCTCATGACCTACGATCGCCGCCTCAACAAATTCGCGCAATGA
- the grpE gene encoding nucleotide exchange factor GrpE, with protein MSDFNKDEYLNDLPDMDNLSGQAAPAAGASQESQNNGDSAASATSDSADSAATAANAASSESQENGDAADGATQDGEDTLTPLGQAKKEAAEYLEALQRERAEFINFRNRSQKEQERFRQHGIIDVLTALLPALDDIDRIREHSEMDESFKAVSAKIDKAFEKFGVEKFGEKGEDFDPTKHDAILHKPDPQAEKETVDTVVEAGYRIGDRVIRAARVVVASPQS; from the coding sequence ATGTCCGACTTCAACAAGGACGAATATCTGAACGACCTGCCCGACATGGACAACCTGTCCGGGCAGGCCGCCCCTGCAGCCGGTGCATCGCAGGAATCGCAGAATAATGGCGATTCTGCAGCAAGTGCAACTTCCGATTCTGCAGATTCTGCAGCAACTGCAGCGAACGCAGCATCTTCCGAATCGCAAGAAAACGGCGATGCTGCGGATGGTGCGACGCAAGATGGTGAAGATACGCTGACTCCGCTTGGCCAGGCCAAGAAGGAAGCGGCGGAATACTTGGAAGCCCTTCAGCGCGAACGTGCGGAATTCATCAACTTCCGCAATCGTTCGCAGAAGGAGCAGGAACGCTTCCGTCAGCACGGCATCATCGACGTGCTGACCGCACTGCTGCCGGCACTTGATGACATCGATCGCATTCGCGAACACAGCGAAATGGACGAATCCTTCAAAGCCGTTTCCGCCAAAATCGACAAGGCGTTCGAAAAGTTCGGCGTCGAGAAGTTCGGCGAAAAAGGCGAGGATTTCGACCCGACCAAGCATGACGCGATCCTGCACAAGCCGGATCCGCAGGCCGAGAAGGAAACCGTCGACACCGTGGTGGAAGCCGGCTACCGTATCGGCGACCGCGTGATTCGCGCGGCTCGCGTGGTCGTGGCGTCCCCGCAGAGCTAG
- the metG gene encoding methionine--tRNA ligase: MSHILVNVAWPYANGPRHIGHVAGFGVPSDVYARYERMKGNDVLMVSGTDEHGTPILVEADKEGVSAQELANRYNRVIAKDLCDLGLSYDLFTRTTTGNHEQVVQELFKQCLANGYIYKGTQKVAISPSTGRTLPDRYIEGTCPICGADGARGDQCDACGNELDPDELINPVSKINGETPRFEETEHFFLDLPALAEANLAWLKTREGWRTNVINFSIGLFKEVKPRAITRDIDWGIPVPVAGWIDNPNKKLYVWFDAVIGYLSASIEWARRKGDPEAWRAWWNDPETPGYYFMGKDNITFHSQIWPSEMLGYNGQGSKGGETGKLGPLNMPEQVVASEFMTMEGKKFSSSRGIVIYVKDILARYPVDAVRYYISVAGPESSDSDFTWAEFVRHNNEELAASWGNLVNRVANLMNKNFGEIPALDESEMTDEDRALLSETKAAFDTVGSLIENHRQKNALSEAMRVVGDINKYISATEPWKIKDNPARLGTVLHVAAQAVSDANHLLAPFLPHSAQKVWEALGGTGTFSPLPRLEEVEDLDKPGFMYPIITGDYKLGETVHPWASEPIVAGTAVPKPHPIFAKIPPEAVEEELARFDSELKARREAEAARLAAEKAKLEG; encoded by the coding sequence ATGAGTCATATTTTGGTGAATGTTGCTTGGCCGTATGCTAACGGCCCCCGTCATATCGGTCACGTCGCCGGATTCGGCGTGCCCTCCGACGTATACGCGCGCTACGAGCGCATGAAGGGCAATGACGTGCTGATGGTGTCTGGCACCGACGAGCACGGCACCCCGATCCTGGTGGAAGCCGACAAGGAAGGCGTCAGCGCACAGGAGCTCGCCAACCGTTACAACCGTGTGATCGCCAAGGATCTGTGCGATCTCGGCCTGAGCTACGACCTGTTCACCCGCACCACCACCGGCAATCACGAGCAGGTGGTGCAGGAACTGTTCAAGCAGTGCCTCGCCAACGGCTACATTTATAAGGGCACCCAGAAGGTCGCCATCTCGCCGTCCACCGGCCGCACCCTGCCTGACCGTTACATCGAAGGCACCTGCCCGATCTGCGGTGCCGACGGTGCCCGCGGCGACCAGTGCGACGCCTGCGGCAACGAACTCGACCCGGACGAGCTCATCAATCCCGTTTCCAAAATCAACGGCGAAACCCCGCGCTTTGAGGAAACCGAACACTTCTTCCTCGACCTGCCGGCGCTCGCCGAAGCCAATCTCGCATGGCTGAAGACCCGCGAAGGCTGGCGTACCAACGTCATCAACTTCTCCATCGGCCTGTTCAAGGAAGTCAAGCCGCGTGCCATCACGCGTGACATCGACTGGGGCATTCCCGTTCCGGTTGCCGGCTGGATCGACAATCCGAACAAGAAGCTGTACGTGTGGTTCGACGCGGTGATCGGCTACTTGTCGGCATCCATCGAATGGGCTCGCCGCAAGGGCGATCCGGAAGCATGGCGCGCATGGTGGAATGATCCGGAAACCCCGGGCTACTACTTCATGGGCAAAGACAACATCACGTTCCACTCCCAGATCTGGCCGTCCGAAATGCTCGGCTACAACGGTCAGGGCTCCAAGGGCGGCGAAACCGGCAAGCTCGGTCCGCTGAACATGCCGGAGCAGGTCGTGGCTTCCGAATTCATGACCATGGAAGGCAAGAAGTTCTCGTCTTCGCGTGGCATCGTCATTTATGTGAAGGACATTCTCGCCCGCTACCCTGTGGATGCCGTGCGCTACTACATTTCCGTGGCCGGTCCGGAAAGCTCCGATTCCGACTTCACATGGGCTGAGTTCGTGCGCCACAACAACGAGGAGCTTGCCGCTTCCTGGGGCAACCTCGTCAACCGTGTGGCCAATCTGATGAACAAGAACTTCGGTGAGATTCCGGCGCTCGATGAGAGCGAAATGACCGATGAGGATCGCGCTCTGCTGAGCGAAACCAAGGCCGCGTTCGACACGGTCGGTTCGCTGATCGAGAACCATCGCCAGAAGAACGCGCTGAGTGAAGCCATGCGCGTGGTCGGCGACATCAACAAGTACATTTCCGCCACCGAACCGTGGAAGATCAAGGACAATCCGGCTCGCCTCGGCACCGTGCTGCACGTTGCCGCCCAGGCCGTGTCCGACGCGAACCACCTGCTGGCCCCGTTCCTGCCGCATTCCGCGCAGAAGGTGTGGGAGGCTCTCGGCGGCACAGGCACGTTCTCGCCGTTGCCGCGCTTGGAAGAGGTCGAGGATCTCGACAAGCCGGGCTTCATGTATCCGATCATCACCGGCGACTACAAGCTGGGCGAAACCGTGCATCCGTGGGCTTCCGAGCCGATCGTGGCCGGCACTGCAGTGCCGAAGCCGCATCCGATTTTCGCGAAGATTCCGCCGGAGGCCGTCGAAGAGGAGCTCGCTCGCTTCGATTCGGAGCTGAAGGCTCGTCGTGAGGCCGAGGCGGCCCGTCTTGCCGCCGAAAAGGCCAAGCTGGAAGGCTGA
- a CDS encoding heat shock protein transcriptional repressor HspR, translated as MARASRTSQARAARQAKMLYDMCAMAIVAGRADLDGADEVGFDIELPMFTVGRAGELANVHPQTLRQYDRLGLVVPQRTDGGARRYSLRDISRLAKAQQLSQEEGINLAGIARILSLEEENRELRRQVERLRRPAGSSVFAADADGDIVEIERSRRARMWRRQIQVDARQLPSRESVEAARVAADAYDTRGGGVAGENEGIERGKPVAQPISRSIVLWGID; from the coding sequence ATGGCACGCGCATCCCGGACCTCCCAAGCCCGTGCGGCGCGGCAGGCCAAAATGCTGTACGACATGTGCGCAATGGCGATCGTGGCCGGCAGGGCCGATCTGGACGGGGCGGATGAAGTTGGTTTCGACATCGAACTGCCGATGTTCACGGTCGGTCGCGCCGGCGAACTCGCCAACGTGCATCCGCAGACGCTCCGCCAATACGATCGTTTGGGGCTGGTGGTGCCGCAACGCACGGACGGTGGCGCTCGCCGGTATTCGCTGCGAGACATCTCGCGCCTTGCGAAAGCGCAGCAGCTGAGTCAGGAAGAAGGCATCAACCTGGCTGGCATCGCGCGGATCCTTTCCTTGGAAGAGGAGAACCGCGAGCTGCGCCGGCAAGTCGAGCGATTGCGCCGGCCGGCCGGTTCCAGCGTGTTCGCGGCCGATGCGGACGGTGACATTGTGGAAATCGAACGTTCCCGCCGCGCTCGCATGTGGCGTCGGCAGATTCAGGTCGACGCCCGTCAGCTGCCGTCGCGCGAGTCCGTGGAGGCCGCGCGTGTCGCGGCTGATGCGTACGACACGCGCGGTGGGGGTGTCGCAGGCGAAAACGAGGGGATTGAGAGGGGTAAACCCGTTGCTCAGCCGATTTCTAGGTCTATCGTGCTTTGGGGGATTGACTGA
- a CDS encoding DnaJ C-terminal domain-containing protein yields MAENEWLSKDFYKVLGVSKDATDDEITKAYRKLARKYHPDLNKTKEAEEKFKDISEAYDVLSNKDNRQKYDAIRQFGMGGARFAGGSGAGGFDAGAFSDIFGSMFGAGAGAGAYGTGGNGSRIRFQTGGGNPNINDIFSMFGGGAGGPAGAGNPYGGSYEQAAQPEDGEDRNSKINLTFRQSVKGATVSLSADGKKFKTHVPAGVRDGQKIRIPGKGKPGRNGGKNGDLYLQINVAEDPKFSLRKRDIIMDLPITVGQAVAGAKVTAQDIDGNEVTFKVPAGSSSGTEVRISGRGVANRQGDGDLIGRVQIRIPDKPSLKVKHAAKEFDKECGDFADELAKER; encoded by the coding sequence ATGGCTGAGAATGAATGGCTGAGCAAGGATTTCTACAAGGTCCTCGGTGTCTCCAAAGACGCCACGGACGATGAGATTACCAAAGCGTACCGCAAGCTGGCGCGCAAGTACCATCCTGATCTGAACAAGACCAAGGAAGCGGAGGAAAAGTTCAAAGACATTTCCGAAGCGTACGACGTGCTCAGCAACAAAGACAACCGCCAGAAGTACGACGCCATCCGTCAGTTCGGCATGGGCGGCGCGCGCTTCGCCGGCGGCTCCGGTGCGGGCGGATTCGACGCGGGGGCATTCTCCGACATTTTCGGCTCGATGTTCGGCGCTGGCGCTGGCGCTGGAGCGTATGGCACGGGCGGCAATGGCTCGCGCATCCGCTTCCAGACCGGTGGCGGCAATCCGAATATCAACGATATTTTCTCGATGTTCGGTGGCGGCGCTGGTGGCCCTGCCGGGGCTGGCAACCCCTACGGGGGCAGCTACGAGCAGGCTGCGCAGCCGGAAGATGGCGAAGACCGCAATTCCAAGATCAATCTGACTTTCCGCCAGTCGGTCAAGGGGGCAACGGTTTCACTGTCTGCCGACGGAAAAAAGTTCAAGACGCATGTTCCAGCGGGCGTGCGTGACGGGCAGAAAATCCGTATTCCAGGCAAGGGCAAGCCGGGTCGTAACGGCGGAAAAAACGGCGATCTGTACCTGCAGATCAACGTTGCCGAAGATCCGAAATTCAGCCTGCGCAAGCGTGACATCATCATGGATCTGCCAATCACCGTCGGTCAGGCTGTGGCGGGCGCGAAAGTGACCGCACAGGATATCGACGGCAACGAAGTCACCTTCAAAGTGCCGGCAGGCTCGTCCAGCGGCACCGAAGTGCGCATCTCCGGCAGGGGCGTGGCCAACAGGCAGGGCGACGGCGATCTGATCGGGCGTGTGCAAATCCGCATTCCCGACAAGCCGAGCCTGAAAGTCAAGCATGCGGCAAAGGAATTCGACAAGGAGTGCGGCGATTTCGCTGACGAACTTGCCAAGGAGCGCTGA
- a CDS encoding DedA family protein has translation MGIINFFINLLKDPRTAIASWISMGVAPTLGFIFLIVFVETGVVFFPFLPGDSLLFAAGFFAAPDAQTGVSALPLFALLPVVWCAPIIGDQCNYWIGHFFGRRIIESGRVKAMTPERLAKTEGMIEKWGPLAVFLGRFFPFIRTFMPFISGISGMRWSRFTPFSVLGGLCWSTLFTLLGYFFGGIPAVQKHFELVIIAILVLSLIPTFVGLLKAKFDKKKADTATAEA, from the coding sequence ATGGGAATTATCAACTTCTTCATTAATCTGCTCAAGGATCCGCGCACGGCGATCGCCAGCTGGATCTCCATGGGCGTCGCCCCCACGCTTGGTTTCATCTTCCTGATTGTGTTCGTCGAAACCGGCGTCGTGTTCTTCCCGTTCCTGCCGGGCGACTCCCTGCTGTTCGCCGCCGGCTTCTTCGCCGCGCCCGACGCCCAGACCGGCGTTTCCGCACTACCGCTGTTCGCGCTGCTGCCCGTGGTCTGGTGCGCTCCGATCATCGGCGACCAGTGCAACTACTGGATCGGCCACTTCTTCGGCCGTCGCATCATCGAATCCGGCAGAGTCAAGGCTATGACCCCCGAACGCCTCGCCAAAACCGAAGGCATGATCGAAAAGTGGGGCCCGCTCGCCGTGTTCCTCGGCCGTTTCTTCCCGTTCATCCGCACGTTCATGCCGTTCATTTCCGGCATTTCCGGCATGCGTTGGAGCCGTTTCACCCCGTTCTCCGTGCTCGGCGGCCTGTGCTGGTCCACCCTGTTCACGCTGCTCGGCTACTTCTTCGGCGGCATTCCGGCCGTGCAGAAGCATTTCGAACTGGTCATCATTGCGATTCTCGTGCTGTCGCTGATTCCTACCTTCGTCGGCTTGCTCAAAGCAAAGTTCGACAAAAAGAAGGCTGATACCGCGACCGCGGAAGCCTGA
- the rsmI gene encoding 16S rRNA (cytidine(1402)-2'-O)-methyltransferase: MAESPTAAEQSGTEQSGTGLDALVCGTDVPQGTVVMAATPIGNTADASARLIALLERADIVAAEDTRRLYALANRLGVHVNGRVVAYHDHNERDKSDGLLDQVETGATVLVVSDAGMPTINDPGLAIVRRAIERGLPVTCAPGPSAVLDALCLSGLPTDRFCYEGFLPRKHSERVQYLRTLRSERRTIVFYETLHRIDDSMADLLDVFGPNRKMALCRELTKDFEQIRRGTIAQIRQSVIDEPPRGEMVLVVAGASEEEADAAAPASLSVEDLAVLSIDRAQEDNLRIKDAISQVVAEHPLADGSLANRKQVYNAVLAMKQ, from the coding sequence ATGGCAGAATCGCCGACAGCGGCGGAACAGTCTGGAACAGAACAGTCTGGTACGGGGCTTGACGCCCTCGTGTGCGGAACCGACGTTCCGCAAGGCACGGTGGTGATGGCTGCCACGCCGATCGGCAACACGGCCGACGCCTCCGCACGCCTCATTGCGCTCCTGGAACGCGCCGACATCGTGGCCGCCGAAGACACCCGCCGTCTCTACGCGCTCGCCAACCGTCTCGGCGTGCACGTGAACGGCCGCGTGGTGGCCTACCACGATCACAACGAGCGAGACAAGTCCGACGGTCTGCTCGATCAGGTGGAAACCGGCGCTACCGTGCTGGTCGTGTCCGACGCGGGCATGCCGACCATCAACGATCCGGGCCTCGCGATCGTGCGTCGCGCCATCGAACGTGGCCTGCCCGTCACCTGCGCTCCCGGCCCGTCCGCAGTGCTGGACGCGCTGTGCCTTTCAGGACTGCCCACCGACCGCTTCTGCTATGAAGGATTCCTGCCGCGCAAGCATTCCGAACGCGTGCAATACCTGCGTACCCTGCGTTCTGAACGCCGCACCATCGTGTTTTACGAAACCCTGCATCGCATCGACGATTCCATGGCCGACCTGCTTGACGTGTTCGGTCCGAACCGCAAGATGGCGCTTTGCCGTGAACTTACCAAGGATTTTGAGCAGATCCGTCGCGGAACCATCGCGCAGATTCGCCAGAGCGTGATCGACGAGCCGCCGCGCGGCGAAATGGTGTTGGTCGTTGCCGGCGCTTCCGAAGAGGAGGCTGACGCTGCTGCCCCCGCATCGTTGAGCGTCGAAGACTTGGCGGTGCTGTCGATCGACCGTGCGCAGGAAGACAATCTGCGCATCAAAGACGCGATTTCGCAGGTCGTTGCCGAGCATCCCCTTGCGGACGGCTCGCTTGCCAATCGCAAGCAGGTCTACAATGCGGTTCTTGCGATGAAGCAGTGA
- a CDS encoding variant leucine-rich repeat-containing protein, producing the protein MACSPDTPQDVLWHIAEYAPQLRKWLVANPSATPAMLDYLAQVGGPDVARALQILLESLESCGSQACS; encoded by the coding sequence GTGGCGTGCAGTCCGGACACACCGCAGGACGTGCTATGGCATATCGCGGAATACGCGCCGCAACTGCGCAAATGGCTGGTCGCCAATCCTTCCGCAACACCGGCGATGTTGGACTATCTTGCGCAAGTCGGCGGGCCGGACGTGGCCCGCGCCCTGCAAATACTGCTGGAATCGTTGGAATCGTGCGGATCGCAAGCATGCAGCTAA
- a CDS encoding HAD family hydrolase: protein MTETNLMIKAVFWDMDGTLIDSEPYWHEGEMKIAAAHGGYWDEELAWQGSGTPVPDVARRMVEHGCQLSIEEIGQGMIDYVAQKEFERIPWIEGVEDVLVALRDAGVPSTLVTTSPRHLAENLVVQAPAGAFAGYVCGDDDVEKKPSPAPYLEAGRRLGIAPEDMKYCIAIEDSMSGLRSAVASGATTIGQTGFMQIDNSNGPQFASIKGYEGIDAASLDAFVRQRVSQV from the coding sequence ATGACCGAGACGAACCTGATGATCAAGGCCGTGTTCTGGGATATGGACGGCACGCTGATCGATTCCGAACCGTATTGGCATGAGGGTGAGATGAAAATCGCAGCCGCGCATGGCGGATATTGGGATGAGGAGCTCGCCTGGCAGGGTTCGGGCACGCCGGTTCCGGATGTGGCCCGTCGCATGGTGGAGCATGGTTGCCAGCTGTCGATTGAAGAGATCGGCCAGGGCATGATCGATTACGTCGCCCAAAAGGAATTCGAGCGCATTCCGTGGATCGAAGGCGTGGAAGACGTGCTTGTCGCGCTGCGTGACGCTGGCGTTCCTTCGACGCTGGTCACCACGTCGCCGCGTCATCTTGCGGAGAATCTGGTTGTCCAAGCGCCGGCTGGCGCGTTTGCGGGCTACGTGTGCGGCGATGATGATGTTGAGAAGAAGCCGTCTCCGGCCCCGTATTTGGAGGCGGGTCGTCGCTTGGGTATCGCTCCGGAAGATATGAAGTACTGCATTGCGATTGAGGATTCCATGTCGGGCCTGCGTTCGGCCGTCGCCTCCGGCGCGACGACGATCGGCCAGACCGGGTTCATGCAGATCGACAATTCCAACGGCCCGCAGTTCGCCTCGATCAAGGGCTACGAGGGCATTGACGCGGCCTCGCTCGACGCTTTCGTGCGTCAGCGCGTATCCCAGGTCTGA
- a CDS encoding TenA family protein, translated as MNHVPEAPQSASGDYAWLGAEPGSVADQLYMSAADEWNQAINSRFVNELLDDTLPESILKSYLIQDFKFFNQGIMAHAIELAPRQETKDMLAKQSQWFADNEATYFTGFLKEYGITDEEYNNSEQTPANREYCEYLTKLVQGTWEELITALCCMEWIYLAWAKRTIDAGVVQQIPAHKGWVDLHEGDYFRAWTGRLIALVNEYASVDGSEADVFRTIVHLERRFFEDSYPQR; from the coding sequence ATGAATCATGTTCCGGAAGCGCCGCAGTCCGCAAGCGGCGATTATGCGTGGTTGGGAGCCGAGCCGGGTTCCGTAGCCGATCAGCTGTATATGTCGGCGGCCGACGAATGGAATCAGGCAATCAATTCGCGTTTTGTGAATGAATTGCTGGATGATACACTTCCAGAATCGATTTTGAAGTCTTATTTAATTCAGGATTTCAAGTTCTTTAATCAGGGCATCATGGCACATGCGATTGAACTTGCGCCGCGTCAGGAAACCAAAGATATGCTGGCGAAACAATCGCAATGGTTTGCTGACAATGAAGCAACATATTTTACCGGATTCCTTAAGGAATACGGAATTACTGACGAAGAATACAATAATTCCGAGCAGACTCCGGCAAATCGTGAATATTGCGAATATCTGACCAAGCTGGTTCAGGGAACTTGGGAAGAACTCATTACTGCGCTGTGCTGCATGGAATGGATTTATCTTGCCTGGGCCAAGCGCACCATCGACGCTGGCGTCGTTCAGCAGATTCCGGCGCACAAGGGTTGGGTTGATTTGCATGAGGGCGATTATTTCCGCGCCTGGACGGGCCGCCTGATCGCGCTCGTCAACGAGTATGCGTCGGTGGATGGCTCGGAGGCCGACGTGTTCCGCACCATCGTGCATCTCGAGCGTCGCTTCTTTGAGGATTCCTATCCGCAGCGGTGA